Proteins from a single region of Methanoculleus taiwanensis:
- a CDS encoding DUF120 domain-containing protein has translation MVVAEDLQCLKAIALLGGCSGPIWMSSQTFGKSLDISPQTASRRLISLERQNLITRSLRPDGQYVAVTPQGESELKREYTEYARIFSRKKERHTLAGTVISGLGEGRYYMSIPHYREQFAEKLGFEPYPGTLNIRLNPLSIQVRKELDTRHWIDIDGFTADNRTFGGAYALPCRIGGHPCAIVVPTRTHYPEDIIEVIAGCELRKELSLTDNDTVEVEITYDA, from the coding sequence ATGGTCGTGGCAGAAGATCTGCAGTGCCTCAAAGCGATCGCCCTGCTTGGCGGATGCAGCGGGCCGATATGGATGTCATCCCAGACATTCGGGAAATCGCTGGATATCAGCCCCCAGACCGCCTCCCGCCGCCTCATCTCACTCGAACGCCAGAATCTGATCACGAGGTCGCTTCGACCGGACGGCCAGTACGTCGCCGTCACGCCGCAAGGTGAGAGCGAGCTCAAGCGGGAGTACACCGAGTATGCACGGATATTCAGCCGGAAGAAAGAACGCCATACTCTTGCGGGCACTGTAATAAGCGGCCTTGGAGAAGGACGCTACTACATGAGCATACCCCATTACCGCGAACAGTTTGCAGAGAAACTCGGGTTCGAACCATACCCCGGCACCCTGAATATACGGCTCAACCCACTCAGCATTCAGGTGCGAAAAGAACTCGACACGCGGCACTGGATAGATATCGACGGTTTTACCGCCGACAACAGAACTTTCGGCGGCGCATATGCCCTACCATGCCGGATAGGAGGGCACCCCTGTGCGATCGTCGTCCCGACACGAACACACTACCCTGAAGATATCATCGAGGTTATCGCCGGATGCGAGCTTAGGAAGGAGCTTTCGCTCACCGATAACGATACCGTCGAGGTGGAGATTACCTATGATGCATGA
- a CDS encoding helix-turn-helix domain-containing protein → MKSGLRHQLAEKMAGEITLSDSPGKALKKWRMSFNIPQGILADRLGVSPSVISDYESGRRKSPGTAIVGKIVDTILNIDEDNGSKYINKFAKILYSEFDEDVIYDIHEYASPVALEDFSKAIDCTCLCGSMDQTIFGYTIINSLNAILQLSSSEFNRIYGWSTERALIFTDVSNGKSPMVAIRVTPFKPRCVILQGITSELVHPLIPRLAEKDRITVLCTRMDVETIISSLRGELW, encoded by the coding sequence ATGAAATCCGGATTGCGTCATCAGCTTGCCGAGAAAATGGCGGGTGAGATTACGCTTTCGGACTCTCCCGGGAAGGCTTTGAAGAAATGGCGGATGAGTTTCAATATTCCTCAGGGAATACTGGCAGATCGCCTCGGAGTCTCTCCTTCAGTTATCAGCGACTATGAAAGTGGACGTCGAAAGAGTCCCGGAACGGCCATTGTCGGAAAGATCGTCGATACCATCCTGAATATCGACGAGGACAACGGCAGCAAGTACATCAACAAATTTGCAAAAATTCTGTACAGTGAATTTGACGAAGACGTCATCTACGACATCCACGAGTATGCATCACCCGTTGCCCTCGAAGATTTTTCAAAGGCCATCGACTGCACCTGTCTCTGCGGTTCGATGGATCAGACGATCTTCGGGTATACGATCATCAACAGCCTGAATGCAATCCTGCAACTCTCGTCAAGCGAGTTCAACCGGATCTATGGATGGAGTACCGAACGGGCGCTGATATTCACCGACGTCTCCAACGGAAAATCTCCGATGGTGGCGATCCGGGTCACGCCGTTCAAACCCCGCTGCGTCATCCTGCAGGGGATAACCTCCGAACTGGTGCATCCGCTGATACCGAGGCTTGCAGAGAAGGACAGGATTACCGTGCTGTGCACACGAATGGATGTCGAGACGATCATCAGTTCCTTACGAGGAGAGTTATGGTAG
- a CDS encoding hydroxymethylglutaryl-CoA synthase, producing MVGIYSYGVYIPRFRIKIPEIARVWGANADDITKGLGVFEKSVPDMDEDTATIAVEASRAAMRRRKIDPAKIGAIYVGSESHPYAVKPTACTVGEAIGATPYMTAADYEFACKAGTAAIQTCMGLVKSGMVTFGMAVGADVAQGAPGDALEYTAAAGGAAFVLGENDPIAVINHTCSFTTDTPDFWRREGQNFPRHGGRFTGDPGYFKHVQGAARLMLEQMGKEPSDYDYAVFHQPNAKFPQRVAKMLGFTGEQIKPGLVVPRLGNTYSGASMVGLAATLDIAEPGDRIFVTSFGSGAGSDAFDIEVTDAIASDSFDRDCAPSVEKLLANPTYVDYALYAKHKGKIVMQR from the coding sequence ATGGTAGGCATATATTCATACGGTGTCTACATCCCGCGATTCAGGATTAAGATCCCCGAGATCGCGCGGGTGTGGGGCGCCAACGCAGACGACATTACAAAAGGGCTCGGCGTCTTTGAAAAGTCCGTCCCCGATATGGACGAGGACACCGCCACGATCGCCGTCGAGGCGTCACGGGCGGCAATGCGGCGGAGAAAGATTGATCCAGCGAAGATCGGTGCGATCTACGTCGGGAGCGAATCGCACCCGTACGCCGTCAAACCCACTGCCTGCACGGTCGGCGAGGCGATAGGCGCGACGCCGTACATGACCGCTGCCGACTACGAGTTTGCCTGCAAGGCCGGAACCGCCGCGATTCAGACCTGTATGGGTCTTGTCAAGAGCGGGATGGTGACCTTCGGGATGGCCGTTGGTGCTGACGTTGCCCAGGGGGCACCCGGCGACGCGCTCGAGTACACCGCCGCGGCCGGCGGAGCTGCATTCGTGCTCGGAGAGAACGACCCAATAGCCGTCATCAACCACACCTGTTCGTTCACCACCGATACGCCGGACTTCTGGCGGCGTGAAGGGCAGAACTTCCCCCGGCACGGCGGGCGGTTCACCGGCGATCCCGGATACTTCAAGCACGTCCAGGGGGCTGCACGCCTGATGCTCGAGCAGATGGGAAAAGAACCTTCCGACTACGACTATGCGGTTTTCCATCAGCCGAATGCGAAGTTCCCGCAGCGCGTGGCGAAGATGCTTGGGTTTACCGGAGAGCAGATCAAGCCGGGGCTCGTCGTCCCGCGGCTCGGCAACACCTACAGCGGTGCGTCCATGGTAGGCCTTGCGGCGACGCTCGATATCGCAGAACCGGGTGACCGGATCTTCGTGACCTCGTTCGGGTCGGGTGCCGGGAGCGACGCTTTTGATATCGAGGTGACCGACGCCATCGCATCGGACTCGTTCGACCGGGATTGCGCTCCTTCCGTCGAGAAACTCCTCGCAAATCCCACGTATGTCGACTATGCACTGTATGCCAAGCACAAAGGAAAGATCGTGATGCAGCGATGA
- a CDS encoding thiolase domain-containing protein, which yields MRDVAVIGVGCTEFGEHWSTSFRNLFVEAGALALEDAGVTGEQIDALYVGNMSAGRFVEQEHIGALIADYAGLASNHAASTRVEAACASGGLAFRQAVTAVASGMEDIVVAAGVEKMTDVGTGASVDTLAGAADREWEGFAGATFPGLYAMIANNYMHRYSLTREQLAQVAVKNHDNGVHNPIAQFRQRITIDTVLNSSLVADPLRLFDCSPITDGAAAVVVVPLERAREFTDSPVRVLASAQASDTIALHDRRDISTLDATVAAGRRAFAQAKLKHSDIDLVEVHDCFTIAEICAIEDLGFCAKGEAGKLTEEGVTALGGALPVNTSGGLKACGHPVGATGIKQIYEIVQQIRGEAGGRQVDANIGMAHNVGGTGATVVVHILGGC from the coding sequence ATGAGAGACGTAGCAGTAATCGGGGTCGGATGTACGGAGTTCGGCGAACACTGGAGCACATCGTTCCGAAACCTCTTCGTGGAGGCCGGAGCGCTGGCGCTTGAGGATGCCGGCGTAACGGGCGAGCAGATTGACGCGCTCTACGTTGGAAACATGAGCGCCGGCAGGTTCGTCGAGCAGGAGCATATCGGAGCACTCATTGCCGACTACGCGGGTCTTGCCAGCAACCATGCCGCTTCGACACGTGTCGAGGCTGCGTGTGCCTCGGGCGGCCTTGCGTTCCGGCAGGCTGTTACCGCTGTCGCGAGCGGGATGGAGGATATCGTTGTCGCGGCCGGCGTCGAGAAGATGACGGACGTCGGGACGGGTGCGAGCGTCGATACGCTCGCCGGTGCAGCGGACCGTGAGTGGGAAGGGTTCGCCGGTGCGACGTTCCCCGGCCTCTATGCCATGATCGCGAACAACTACATGCACCGCTACTCCCTCACCCGGGAGCAGCTTGCACAGGTAGCGGTGAAGAACCACGACAACGGCGTCCACAATCCGATTGCCCAGTTCCGGCAGCGGATCACGATTGATACCGTGCTGAACTCGTCGCTCGTTGCCGACCCGCTCCGCCTCTTTGACTGTTCGCCGATCACGGACGGTGCTGCGGCGGTCGTCGTGGTGCCGCTCGAACGCGCCCGCGAGTTCACCGACTCCCCGGTGCGGGTGCTCGCGAGCGCCCAGGCGAGCGATACGATCGCGCTCCACGACCGTCGCGACATCTCGACGCTCGATGCTACGGTCGCCGCCGGCCGCCGCGCGTTTGCGCAGGCGAAGCTGAAACACAGCGACATCGATCTGGTCGAGGTGCACGACTGCTTCACCATCGCAGAGATCTGCGCCATCGAGGATCTCGGGTTCTGCGCCAAGGGCGAGGCCGGGAAACTCACCGAAGAGGGTGTCACGGCTCTCGGCGGGGCGCTCCCGGTGAATACGAGCGGCGGTCTGAAGGCCTGCGGCCACCCCGTCGGGGCGACCGGGATCAAGCAGATCTACGAGATTGTCCAGCAGATCCGCGGTGAAGCCGGAGGACGGCAGGTGGACGCGAATATCGGTATGGCGCATAACGTCGGCGGCACCGGTGCTACGGTTGTCGTCCACATCCTCGGAGGGTGCTAG
- a CDS encoding Zn-ribbon domain-containing OB-fold protein yields the protein MSVSRFWRKIPQRYNLIGTVCTTCGRHFYPPRSLCPDCRRGGKIIDHQFKGDGEVVTYTVIRTASDQFDSATPYVLAIVKLDEGPNLTAQIVCTPDEAHIGMRVKSVFRRIAADGESGVIHYGTKFVPAE from the coding sequence ATGTCGGTATCACGGTTCTGGAGAAAGATTCCGCAGCGGTATAACCTCATCGGAACGGTCTGCACCACCTGTGGGCGGCACTTCTACCCGCCCCGGTCGCTCTGTCCCGACTGCCGCCGCGGCGGGAAGATCATCGACCACCAGTTCAAGGGAGACGGCGAGGTCGTCACCTACACGGTCATCCGGACGGCGAGCGACCAGTTCGACAGCGCCACCCCCTATGTCCTTGCCATTGTCAAACTCGACGAGGGGCCGAACCTCACCGCACAGATCGTATGCACCCCCGACGAGGCGCATATCGGGATGCGGGTGAAAAGCGTCTTCCGCCGTATCGCCGCCGACGGCGAGAGCGGCGTCATTCACTACGGGACGAAGTTCGTCCCGGCAGAATAA
- a CDS encoding class I SAM-dependent methyltransferase, translating into MARGDAEAARRRLAGDGMLDRTLKPRMEGELLLLPVVEPCEGARECEFEAFPERVELPRHELIGGIAIMQEEDPAGAERLLASRPSLHTVLLPESAVEGEYRTRRYTVLAGTPTTKTRYTEYGLRFDLDLGLAYFSARLSTERQRLLSLVQEGECILDMFAGVGPFAITLARRARVVFAADLNPDAVHLMIRNLALNRTGNVIPILADAGHLDRIGMPPLDRIIMNLPLAAPQFLTAAANLCRDGGWIHLYALQEQPGEFLPLIDALPVGDVREQEVRTYSPGKWHAVYDIRIEKEE; encoded by the coding sequence GTGGCGAGAGGAGATGCCGAAGCGGCGCGACGCCGCCTGGCCGGAGACGGCATGCTGGATCGGACGCTGAAACCGAGGATGGAAGGGGAACTCCTCCTCCTGCCCGTCGTCGAGCCCTGCGAGGGAGCCCGGGAGTGCGAGTTCGAGGCGTTCCCGGAACGGGTCGAACTCCCGCGGCATGAACTCATCGGCGGTATCGCGATTATGCAGGAGGAAGACCCCGCCGGTGCAGAGCGGCTGCTCGCATCGCGGCCGTCGCTCCACACCGTCCTTCTTCCCGAGAGCGCGGTCGAAGGGGAATACCGGACGCGCCGCTATACCGTTCTTGCAGGCACTCCCACCACGAAGACCCGCTATACGGAGTACGGCCTCCGGTTCGACCTCGATCTCGGCCTCGCCTACTTCTCGGCACGCCTCTCCACCGAGCGGCAGCGGCTGCTCTCGCTTGTGCAGGAGGGCGAGTGCATCCTTGATATGTTCGCCGGCGTCGGGCCGTTTGCGATCACCCTAGCGCGACGGGCGCGGGTCGTCTTCGCCGCCGACTTAAACCCCGATGCCGTCCATCTGATGATCCGAAACCTCGCTCTCAACCGCACCGGGAACGTGATACCCATCCTCGCAGATGCGGGACACCTCGACCGTATCGGCATGCCGCCCCTGGACCGGATCATCATGAACCTGCCCCTCGCAGCACCGCAGTTCCTCACGGCAGCGGCGAACCTCTGCCGGGACGGCGGGTGGATCCATCTCTACGCCCTGCAGGAGCAGCCCGGCGAGTTCCTGCCGCTGATCGATGCTCTGCCGGTCGGTGACGTCCGCGAGCAGGAGGTCAGGACGTATTCGCCCGGGAAATGGCATGCGGTCTACGATATCCGCATCGAAAAAGAAGAATGA
- the hmgA gene encoding hydroxymethylglutaryl-CoA reductase (NADPH), with amino-acid sequence MDDYLERIRSGSLKLYALEKELGADEAVRVRREYIESESGADLAALGSFTIPIDQAVRKNIENMIGAVQVPVGVAGPLAVHGEYAKSSYYLPLATTEGALVASVNRGCSLITRAGGADVRIMRDGMTRAPVFAARDIIHAREIVTWVEEHVSEIREAAESTTSHGKLFDIVPYVAGTSVFLRMEFDTKDAMGMNMVTIASAKVGELVERETGARLVALSGNMCTDKKPAAINVVKGRGKTVVAGVKLSDDLIATLLKTDAETLAAVNYRKNLVGSARAASLGFNAQAANVVAAVFIACGQDAAHVVEGSTCITTVEKMDGGAYVAVTLPSLPVGTVGGGTGLATQRECLELLGVHGGGTPAGANARTFAEIVAAGVLAGELSLLGALAAQHLARAHQELGRG; translated from the coding sequence ATGGATGATTATCTCGAGCGCATCAGGAGTGGTTCCCTGAAACTCTATGCCCTGGAGAAAGAACTCGGTGCCGACGAGGCTGTCCGGGTACGTCGGGAGTATATCGAATCCGAGAGCGGGGCAGACCTCGCGGCGCTCGGTTCGTTCACGATCCCGATCGACCAGGCGGTCAGAAAAAATATCGAGAATATGATCGGTGCGGTGCAGGTGCCGGTCGGCGTCGCAGGGCCGCTCGCCGTTCACGGCGAGTATGCAAAGTCGTCGTACTACCTTCCCCTGGCGACGACCGAGGGAGCGCTCGTGGCGTCGGTGAACCGGGGATGTTCGCTTATCACCCGTGCAGGCGGGGCGGACGTGCGGATCATGCGCGACGGCATGACCCGGGCGCCGGTCTTTGCCGCTCGCGACATCATCCACGCCCGGGAGATCGTCACCTGGGTGGAGGAGCATGTGAGTGAGATACGGGAGGCGGCCGAGAGCACGACCTCGCACGGCAAACTCTTCGATATCGTCCCCTACGTCGCCGGAACCAGTGTCTTTCTCCGGATGGAGTTCGACACCAAGGACGCCATGGGGATGAATATGGTTACGATAGCCTCGGCAAAGGTCGGCGAGCTCGTCGAGCGGGAGACCGGCGCCCGTCTCGTCGCCCTCTCCGGCAATATGTGCACCGATAAAAAACCTGCAGCGATCAACGTGGTCAAAGGGCGGGGCAAGACGGTCGTTGCGGGGGTGAAACTCTCCGACGATCTCATCGCAACTCTCCTCAAGACCGATGCCGAGACGCTTGCAGCCGTCAACTACCGCAAAAACCTCGTCGGTTCCGCCCGCGCGGCCTCGCTCGGGTTCAACGCCCAGGCGGCCAACGTCGTCGCGGCCGTCTTCATCGCCTGCGGGCAGGACGCCGCGCACGTCGTTGAGGGGAGTACCTGCATCACGACGGTCGAGAAGATGGACGGGGGAGCGTACGTCGCAGTGACCCTGCCGTCGCTCCCGGTCGGCACGGTCGGCGGCGGGACGGGTCTTGCGACCCAGCGCGAGTGCCTCGAGCTTCTGGGCGTCCACGGCGGCGGCACCCCGGCAGGCGCCAACGCACGGACGTTTGCCGAGATCGTGGCGGCAGGAGTTCTTGCCGGCGAACTCTCCCTGCTCGGTGCCCTTGCGGCCCAGCACCTCGCCCGCGCTCACCAGGAACTCGGCCGGGGATAA
- the rimI gene encoding ribosomal protein S18-alanine N-acetyltransferase produces MPSQEHTIRRARPADIDEIVAIEREAFPDPWDERTLHEALAIYPGAFFVAGENGQVTGFIAGGLEDTGEELYGHIMNLAVTPACRGQGIGALLVRRLEQQFALEGATGVQLEVRVSNTGAQQFYRRLGYQEVFTVANYYGNGEDALVMMKWFRF; encoded by the coding sequence ATGCCATCACAAGAACACACCATTCGCAGGGCACGGCCTGCCGACATCGATGAGATCGTAGCGATCGAGCGGGAAGCCTTTCCCGACCCCTGGGATGAACGGACACTGCACGAGGCGCTTGCCATCTATCCCGGGGCGTTCTTCGTCGCAGGGGAAAACGGCCAGGTGACCGGATTCATAGCCGGCGGCCTTGAAGATACCGGCGAGGAACTCTACGGGCATATCATGAACCTTGCCGTCACTCCTGCGTGCAGAGGGCAGGGTATCGGAGCCCTGCTCGTCAGGAGGCTTGAGCAGCAGTTCGCACTCGAAGGCGCGACCGGCGTGCAGCTCGAAGTCAGGGTCTCGAACACCGGCGCACAGCAGTTTTACCGGCGGCTCGGGTACCAGGAGGTCTTTACCGTCGCCAATTACTACGGAAACGGCGAAGATGCCCTGGTCATGATGAAGTGGTTCCGGTTTTAA
- a CDS encoding DUF1015 domain-containing protein, whose amino-acid sequence MVRIYRFAGVHPEQEFSASIPAVPYDVVTAEEARACIEKNPLSFLRVSRPDAELPGIPANDDRVYQRAAEIFGRMNADGLFVRDSEPGLYVYRAVQEGEEFIGLVCCVSTADYENRSIRRHELTRYDKEEDRTRHIDAVNANTGLVFLLYRDTGEIFPYITSLIPEIEPDGSTMTDQGVLHEIYRISDEASLTRLEDLFAGISELYIADGHHRAKSAVNVVERRRAEGRFTEESERFMVVLFAHNRVDIHGYSRLVTDLAGNTPEEFLGKLAESWEITPYGAIDGSAYQIPPKTSADVPMHVMHLYLDGTWYELARPVRAPEDLIGSLDVSVLQSDVMEALLGISDPRADSRLHYMGGAKPLSALAEMVDSGQFAFAVAMQPVKIETVLAIADRDGVMPPKSTWFEPKLLSGLVIHSLD is encoded by the coding sequence ATGGTAAGGATCTATCGATTTGCCGGAGTTCATCCGGAACAGGAATTTTCAGCCAGCATCCCGGCGGTGCCCTACGATGTCGTGACGGCGGAAGAGGCAAGAGCGTGTATTGAGAAGAACCCACTGAGTTTTCTGCGGGTAAGCAGGCCCGATGCCGAGCTCCCCGGCATCCCGGCGAACGACGATCGCGTCTACCAGCGGGCGGCCGAGATCTTCGGCCGGATGAATGCGGACGGGCTTTTCGTGCGTGATTCGGAGCCGGGTCTCTATGTCTACCGGGCCGTGCAGGAGGGTGAGGAGTTCATCGGTCTCGTCTGCTGTGTCTCGACCGCAGATTACGAGAACCGGAGTATCCGCAGGCATGAACTGACGCGGTACGACAAGGAGGAGGATCGTACCCGGCATATCGACGCAGTCAACGCGAACACGGGTCTTGTATTTCTGCTCTATCGGGATACCGGCGAGATATTCCCCTATATCACGTCGCTGATCCCGGAGATCGAACCCGACGGTAGCACGATGACCGATCAGGGGGTGTTGCACGAGATCTACCGGATCAGTGACGAGGCCTCCCTCACCCGGCTTGAAGATCTCTTCGCCGGTATCTCCGAACTTTACATCGCCGACGGCCACCACCGTGCAAAGTCTGCGGTGAACGTGGTGGAACGGCGTCGTGCCGAGGGGCGGTTCACGGAGGAGTCGGAGCGGTTCATGGTCGTGCTCTTCGCACATAACCGCGTCGACATCCATGGATACAGCCGCCTCGTCACCGATCTTGCCGGGAATACTCCGGAAGAGTTCCTCGGGAAACTCGCTGAGTCGTGGGAGATCACCCCCTACGGTGCAATCGACGGCTCGGCCTACCAGATTCCGCCGAAGACGTCGGCGGACGTGCCGATGCACGTCATGCACCTGTACCTTGACGGAACGTGGTACGAGCTCGCACGCCCGGTCAGGGCACCTGAAGACCTGATCGGCTCGCTCGACGTGAGCGTTCTGCAGAGCGATGTCATGGAAGCCCTTCTCGGTATCAGCGACCCGCGCGCCGATTCCCGCCTCCACTACATGGGGGGAGCAAAGCCGCTCTCCGCACTTGCGGAGATGGTAGACTCGGGCCAGTTCGCCTTCGCTGTCGCCATGCAGCCGGTGAAGATCGAGACCGTCCTTGCCATCGCCGACAGGGACGGGGTAATGCCGCCCAAATCTACCTGGTTTGAGCCGAAGCTCCTGAGCGGGCTCGTCATCCACTCCCTCGACTGA
- a CDS encoding DUF7288 family protein: MVNDSGQLYTMEGVAAGLVMIITAYFVLNTTSIYTPGDTHITDMQLEQLASDALAMMDTPEAEGAESPLHSFVRLNDGAGFRTMFLDCCKLRAGGIDDNLHMNATIFYCDRSHDEIKSYSFGLSDVATGRESAVRVSRWVQLNTRPSGAPGTVSNQYPVLLVEVLVWRG; encoded by the coding sequence ATGGTAAACGATTCTGGACAACTCTATACGATGGAAGGCGTCGCGGCAGGGCTTGTTATGATCATAACCGCGTACTTCGTCCTGAACACGACGAGCATCTACACGCCGGGCGATACCCACATCACCGATATGCAGCTTGAACAGCTCGCGAGCGACGCGCTTGCGATGATGGATACGCCGGAGGCTGAAGGTGCCGAGAGTCCGTTGCATTCGTTCGTCCGTTTGAATGACGGAGCCGGATTTCGGACGATGTTCCTCGATTGCTGTAAGCTGCGGGCAGGAGGCATCGACGACAATCTGCACATGAATGCTACCATCTTCTATTGTGACCGATCCCACGACGAGATCAAGAGTTACTCGTTCGGGCTGTCCGACGTCGCGACCGGGAGAGAATCCGCCGTCCGTGTGAGCCGATGGGTGCAGCTGAATACACGCCCATCTGGTGCACCGGGTACGGTGAGCAACCAGTACCCTGTACTTCTCGTGGAGGTGCTCGTATGGCGGGGCTGA
- a CDS encoding DUF7289 family protein, producing the protein MNDRAVSEAIGFILILGVMVSSIALVTLYGYPLLLKEQSNTDVRNMERGMIILQNDVKSLCYKTVPYEETTLQVSGGTLSVVDAGASPSSFSISTLDGYSTGDMPLGKLTYYSDRGSEVIVLENGAVLTRQDGQAGSTILAEPRWFYDDQTKTLVVFVIELDAGEAISTSGMSTVRMGLASSPATDVNTSVGASTTVSVVYTPDPDDDYSTGWKNYLTGTLGMAETAPGSNIYTLPDVRTLIVKSYAVTVYGI; encoded by the coding sequence ATGAACGATAGAGCGGTCTCCGAGGCGATCGGATTTATCCTGATCCTCGGTGTGATGGTCAGCAGCATCGCCCTGGTGACCCTCTACGGATACCCGTTGCTCCTCAAAGAGCAGAGCAATACGGATGTCCGGAACATGGAACGGGGGATGATTATCCTTCAGAACGATGTCAAGAGCCTCTGCTACAAGACCGTCCCGTACGAGGAGACGACGCTGCAGGTGAGCGGCGGGACACTATCGGTGGTGGATGCGGGTGCGTCGCCGTCATCCTTCAGTATCAGTACTCTGGATGGTTACTCTACCGGAGATATGCCTCTCGGGAAGCTTACGTATTACTCAGATCGTGGTTCTGAAGTGATTGTCCTTGAGAATGGTGCCGTTCTGACCCGCCAGGACGGGCAGGCCGGTTCGACCATCCTTGCCGAACCAAGGTGGTTCTACGACGATCAGACGAAGACACTGGTTGTCTTCGTGATAGAGCTTGATGCAGGTGAGGCGATCTCGACGAGCGGCATGAGCACCGTCAGGATGGGTCTCGCTTCGTCTCCGGCAACCGACGTAAACACGAGTGTCGGGGCATCGACGACGGTCAGCGTGGTATACACGCCCGATCCTGACGATGATTACTCGACCGGCTGGAAGAATTACCTGACGGGAACCCTGGGGATGGCCGAGACCGCACCAGGATCGAACATCTATACGCTCCCGGATGTCAGAACGCTCATCGTGAAATCCTACGCCGTCACTGTGTACGGTATCTAG
- the eif1A gene encoding translation initiation factor eIF-1A, translating into MTENERKKPAAGAGGEGEEIIRVRLPNKRNRETFGSAELMLGANHIKVRCFDGVTRTGRIKGKIKKKVWIREGDVLIVVPWSFQDEKCDIIYRYTKPQIEWLRKNRYL; encoded by the coding sequence CTGACCGAGAACGAGAGGAAGAAACCCGCTGCCGGGGCAGGGGGAGAAGGGGAAGAGATCATTCGTGTACGGCTCCCGAACAAGCGAAACAGGGAGACGTTCGGAAGCGCAGAGTTGATGCTCGGTGCGAACCACATCAAAGTGCGCTGCTTCGACGGCGTCACGCGAACGGGGAGGATCAAAGGCAAGATCAAAAAGAAAGTCTGGATTCGGGAAGGAGACGTCCTCATTGTCGTACCCTGGAGTTTTCAGGACGAGAAGTGTGATATCATCTACCGATACACCAAACCGCAGATCGAGTGGCTCCGCAAAAACAGGTATCTCTGA